The following are encoded in a window of Solidesulfovibrio magneticus RS-1 genomic DNA:
- a CDS encoding decaprenyl-phosphate phosphoribosyltransferase: MPKTTSRTAAYLKLARPHQYVKNAFVFLPLFFGWKLTDPAALWSACLAFAAFCLAASAVYVINDLKDVEEDRAHPTKRNRPLASGALTPAQGLRFAGALLGGASVLTLVLGSSGFAVILAGYLVINALYSFGLKHKALIDLACIAVGFVLRVFAGGVVTAVTPSHWIVLMTFLLALFLGFAKRRDDLLLSAAGCEKTRRSLDGYNLEFVSASMIIMAAVVIVSYILYTLSPEVIAKHGSDKLYLTAIFVILGVLRYLQITLVECKSGSPTLVLLRDGFIQASLGLWIVSFYLILYVERVRNP, encoded by the coding sequence ATGCCGAAAACCACGTCGCGGACCGCCGCCTACTTGAAGCTGGCCCGGCCGCACCAGTACGTCAAAAACGCCTTTGTCTTCCTGCCGCTGTTTTTTGGCTGGAAGCTCACCGACCCGGCGGCGCTGTGGAGCGCCTGCTTGGCCTTTGCCGCGTTCTGTCTGGCCGCCAGCGCCGTTTACGTCATAAATGACCTAAAAGACGTCGAGGAAGACCGGGCCCACCCCACCAAGCGCAACCGCCCCCTGGCCTCGGGCGCGTTGACCCCGGCCCAAGGCCTGCGGTTCGCCGGGGCGCTGCTTGGCGGCGCGTCCGTGCTGACCCTCGTGCTCGGCTCGAGCGGCTTTGCCGTCATCCTGGCCGGCTATCTCGTCATTAACGCCCTCTACAGCTTTGGCCTCAAGCACAAGGCGCTCATTGATCTGGCCTGCATCGCCGTGGGCTTCGTGCTGCGGGTGTTTGCCGGCGGCGTGGTCACGGCCGTGACCCCCAGCCACTGGATCGTGCTCATGACCTTCCTGCTGGCGCTGTTTCTCGGCTTCGCCAAGCGCCGCGACGATCTGCTGCTGTCCGCCGCCGGCTGCGAGAAAACGCGGCGGTCGCTGGACGGCTACAACCTGGAGTTCGTCTCGGCCTCCATGATCATCATGGCGGCGGTTGTCATCGTCAGCTACATCCTCTACACGCTTTCCCCCGAGGTCATCGCCAAGCATGGCTCGGACAAGCTGTATCTGACCGCCATTTTCGTCATCCTCGGCGTCCTGCGCTACTTGCAGATTACCCTGGTCGAGTGCAAAAGCGGTTCACCGACGTTGGTGCTTTTGCGTGACGGCTTCATCCAGGCCTCCCTGGGGCTGTGGATTGTCAGCTTTTACCTTATCCTCTATGTGGAGCGTGTCCGGAATCCATGA